From the genome of Fundulus heteroclitus isolate FHET01 chromosome 7, MU-UCD_Fhet_4.1, whole genome shotgun sequence, one region includes:
- the dcaf17 gene encoding DDB1- and CUL4-associated factor 17 isoform X1 — protein sequence MALPRRGSTFNAAELLNQRSRGIRDAGTLSRLCLKILRSVILDENRGFVKVWSKTSKSAIMYESGRVYCENYQNCYSCVHDQPQVVYKFPKKSKQQKIEDALLCQSPLDKTLSSSSEHKPCLLALTADNWLCRISAETGKELQRLYLSPKYKFRYLAWNNLQETFYAKSVHYKESPFARQAGVSQDTVMHLAIFHVFPLQILGILEINKKGFGSGITDVVLSQGVLAVSYSNKSVRLYSLEHIVQRYLSEELTLGQQSPLLGHRTVGDAPFGIPVNIQVTDPPPLLFEASSHNGIQIGGYPWHYIYTPPHKKHRGTHFISSLKDSTLATNGIQNMDCCSLESDVIFFHPGDTGRVLHIGPSTINVLKIKSELNSPLPSEVVEDFSLTTHRRSSSPRVTVTSSGRAVKSRFHQLDDDPMQETFRLLEYEDELDLLVIVVTNGEDEEGRAHVRLHDNQTGRLQRTIDLIEPWDETFSHELLFDKDTIVHIEQKSSNFCCHVYKLRSIRK from the exons ATGGCGCTACCCCGCAGAGGGAGCACTTTCAACGCCGCTGAGCTGCTGAACCAGAGGAGCAGAGGAATCAGGGATGCTGGGACCCTGAGCCGACTCTGCTTGAAAATCCTCCGAAGCGTCATTCTTGAT GAAAACAGGGGCTTCGTTAAGGTGTGGAGCAAGACTTCAAAATCAGCAATAATGTATGAGAGTGGTAGAGTCTACTGTGAAAACTATCAGAACTGCTACAGTTG TGTCCATGACCAGCCTCAGGTTGTATACAAATTCCCAAAGAAGTCCAAGCAGCAGAAAATTGAAGATGCCCTGCTTTGTCAGAGCCCTCTG gacAAAACATTATCCTCTTCCTCTGAACATAAGCCCTGCCTCTTAGCTCTGACAGCAGATAACTGGCTCTGTCGCATTTCAGCTGAAACAggaaaggagctgcagagacttTATCTCTCCCCTAAATACAAGTTCAG atatcttGCCTGGAATAATTTACAAGAAACATTTTACGCTAAATCTGTTCATTACAAAGAATCACCCTTTGCAAGACAG GCAGGTGTCTCACAGGACACAGTGATGCACTTGgccatttttcatgttttccccCTGCAAATCTTGGGCATTTTGGAGATTAATAAAAAG GGGTTTGGAAGTGGCATCACTGATGTGGTTCTGTCCCAGGGCGTCCTTGCTGTGTCATACAGTAACAAGTCAGTGAGGCTGTACAGCCTTGAGCACATTGTCCAGAGA TATCTTAGTGAAGAGTTAACATTGGGCCAGCAGAGTCCTCTGCTGGGACACAGAACCGTCGGAGACGCTCCGTTTGGAATCCCAGTCAACATCCAGGTCACGG ATCCGCCACCGCTTCTTTTTGAGGCTTCCTCTCACAATGGTATCCAGATCGGCGGCTACCCTTGGCACTACATATACACCCCAccacataaaaaacacagagggacTCACTTCATCTCTTCACTCAAGGATAGCACGCTG GCAACAAATGGCATCCAGAACATGGACTGTTGCTCTCTTGAGAGTGACGTCATCTTCTTCCATCCGGGCGATACAGGGAGAGTCCTCCACATTGGACCTAGCACTATAAA TGTGCTGAAAATCAAAAGTGAACTAAACAGCCCTTTGCCGTCAGAGGTGGTGGAGGATTTCTCTCTGACGACGCATCGACGCAGC TCTTCCCCTCGAGTCACCGTCACATCATCAGGCCGTGCAGTGAAATCCAGGTTTCATCAGCTGGACGATGACCCGATGCAGGAG ACGTTTCGGCTGCTGGAATACGAGGATGAGCTCGACCTTCTGGTCATAGTGGTAACTAACGGTGAGGATGAAGAAGGCAGAGCTCACGTCCGACTGCATGACAACCAAACAGGGCGTTTACAGCGAACGATTGATCTGATTGAACCTTGGGATGAG acTTTTTCACATGAGCTGCTCTTTGACAAAGACACAATTGTTCACATTGAGCAAAAAAGCAGCAACTTCTGCTGCCATGTTTACAAACTCAGGAGCATCAGAAAATGA
- the dcaf17 gene encoding DDB1- and CUL4-associated factor 17 isoform X2, with translation MLSDEVKIHSLATFLGTPAQVGPCFALRTALILHGIDSTSVHDQPQVVYKFPKKSKQQKIEDALLCQSPLDKTLSSSSEHKPCLLALTADNWLCRISAETGKELQRLYLSPKYKFRYLAWNNLQETFYAKSVHYKESPFARQAGVSQDTVMHLAIFHVFPLQILGILEINKKGFGSGITDVVLSQGVLAVSYSNKSVRLYSLEHIVQRYLSEELTLGQQSPLLGHRTVGDAPFGIPVNIQVTDPPPLLFEASSHNGIQIGGYPWHYIYTPPHKKHRGTHFISSLKDSTLATNGIQNMDCCSLESDVIFFHPGDTGRVLHIGPSTINVLKIKSELNSPLPSEVVEDFSLTTHRRSSSPRVTVTSSGRAVKSRFHQLDDDPMQETFRLLEYEDELDLLVIVVTNGEDEEGRAHVRLHDNQTGRLQRTIDLIEPWDETFSHELLFDKDTIVHIEQKSSNFCCHVYKLRSIRK, from the exons ATGTTATCAGATGAAGTGAAAATACACTCACTGGCCACTTTTTTAGGCACACCTGCCCAGGTTGGACCCTGTTTCGCCCTCAGAACTGCATTGATTCTTcatggcatagattcaacaag TGTCCATGACCAGCCTCAGGTTGTATACAAATTCCCAAAGAAGTCCAAGCAGCAGAAAATTGAAGATGCCCTGCTTTGTCAGAGCCCTCTG gacAAAACATTATCCTCTTCCTCTGAACATAAGCCCTGCCTCTTAGCTCTGACAGCAGATAACTGGCTCTGTCGCATTTCAGCTGAAACAggaaaggagctgcagagacttTATCTCTCCCCTAAATACAAGTTCAG atatcttGCCTGGAATAATTTACAAGAAACATTTTACGCTAAATCTGTTCATTACAAAGAATCACCCTTTGCAAGACAG GCAGGTGTCTCACAGGACACAGTGATGCACTTGgccatttttcatgttttccccCTGCAAATCTTGGGCATTTTGGAGATTAATAAAAAG GGGTTTGGAAGTGGCATCACTGATGTGGTTCTGTCCCAGGGCGTCCTTGCTGTGTCATACAGTAACAAGTCAGTGAGGCTGTACAGCCTTGAGCACATTGTCCAGAGA TATCTTAGTGAAGAGTTAACATTGGGCCAGCAGAGTCCTCTGCTGGGACACAGAACCGTCGGAGACGCTCCGTTTGGAATCCCAGTCAACATCCAGGTCACGG ATCCGCCACCGCTTCTTTTTGAGGCTTCCTCTCACAATGGTATCCAGATCGGCGGCTACCCTTGGCACTACATATACACCCCAccacataaaaaacacagagggacTCACTTCATCTCTTCACTCAAGGATAGCACGCTG GCAACAAATGGCATCCAGAACATGGACTGTTGCTCTCTTGAGAGTGACGTCATCTTCTTCCATCCGGGCGATACAGGGAGAGTCCTCCACATTGGACCTAGCACTATAAA TGTGCTGAAAATCAAAAGTGAACTAAACAGCCCTTTGCCGTCAGAGGTGGTGGAGGATTTCTCTCTGACGACGCATCGACGCAGC TCTTCCCCTCGAGTCACCGTCACATCATCAGGCCGTGCAGTGAAATCCAGGTTTCATCAGCTGGACGATGACCCGATGCAGGAG ACGTTTCGGCTGCTGGAATACGAGGATGAGCTCGACCTTCTGGTCATAGTGGTAACTAACGGTGAGGATGAAGAAGGCAGAGCTCACGTCCGACTGCATGACAACCAAACAGGGCGTTTACAGCGAACGATTGATCTGATTGAACCTTGGGATGAG acTTTTTCACATGAGCTGCTCTTTGACAAAGACACAATTGTTCACATTGAGCAAAAAAGCAGCAACTTCTGCTGCCATGTTTACAAACTCAGGAGCATCAGAAAATGA
- the LOC105924328 gene encoding cytochrome b reductase 1 → MMAMENLRHFLAALSAAGAAGFVAIIFVLRWVLHFKEGLAWDGGLAEFNWHPVLIVTGFIFLQGIAIIVYRLPWTWQCSKLMMKFIHAGLNLAAFIFAVISMVAVFDFHNAAKIPNMYSLHSWLGLTAVILYGLQLVLGVGLYLIPVAPVSWRAAFMPIHVYSGLFLFTSVIAVALMGITEKLIFGLSNPKYKDSPPEAIFVNVLGVLLVVFGALILWIATRTSWKRPADQILHSLHTNRGGEDNSKVGPALSELGDGANAEPDGDVRKRTSKSES, encoded by the exons ATGATGGCGATGGAGAACCTGAGGCACTTcctggccgctctgtcggccgCCGGAGCCGCGGGGTTCGTCGCCATAATATTCGTGCTGAGGTGGGTCCTCCACTTTAAGGAGGGCTTGGCCTGGGACGGCGGACTGGCGGAGTTCAACTGGCACCCGGTGCTGATCGTGACGGGCTTCATTTTCCTGCAGGGCATAG CCATAATTGTCTACAGGCTTCCCTGGACCTGGCAGTGCAGCAAACTCATGATGAAGTTCATCCACGCGGGCTTGAACTTGGCAGCCTTCATTTTCGCCGTCATTTCCATGGTGGCAGTTTTCGACTTCCACAACGCTGCCAAAATTCCCAACATGTACAGCCTGCACAGCTGGCTGGGCCTCACAGCGGTTATATTGTACGGCCTACAG CTTGTTCTCGGAGTCGGCCTGTATCTGATACCAGTAGCACCTGTATCCTGGAGAGCAGCTTTTATGCCCATCCATGTCTACAGCggtctttttcttttcaccagCGTCATAGCAGTGGCTCTCATGGGCATCACAGAAAAACTTATCTTTGGCCT AAGCAACCCCAAGTATAAGGACTCTCCCCCAGAGGCGATCTTTGTGAATGTTCTGGGAGTCCTCCTGGTTGTTTTCGGGGCTCTTATCCTCTGGATTGCCACTCGAACGTCTTGGAAACGCCCCGCTGACCAGATCCTGCATTCTCTGCATACCAACAGGGGAGGTGAGGACAACAGCAAAGTTGGTCCGGCCCTGTCTGAACTGGGGGATGGAGCCAATGCGGAGCCTGATGGGGATGTCCGGAAGAGGACTAGTAAATCAGAGAGCTAG